One Citrobacter amalonaticus genomic window carries:
- a CDS encoding IbrB-like domain-containing protein — MQQRLTQDLLSYLSGLSDDERIKAINEFRKAIHSVSPFRDEPVDCVLWIKNEHISPNDYNPNNVAPPEKKLLLKSIEADGFTQPIVATQSSPEEYEIVDGFHRHELGKGKASLKSRLKGYLPITCLEGERHDRMAATIRHNRARGRHQIHAMSEIVRELALLGWEDERIGKELGMDEDEVLRLKQINGLQELFASRRFSKAWTVK, encoded by the coding sequence ATGCAACAACGATTAACTCAGGACCTCCTTAGCTATCTCTCTGGCTTATCTGATGACGAAAGAATTAAAGCCATCAATGAGTTCAGAAAGGCGATTCACAGCGTCAGTCCGTTTCGCGACGAGCCGGTTGACTGTGTGCTATGGATAAAAAACGAACACATTTCGCCTAACGATTACAATCCCAATAACGTTGCTCCGCCGGAGAAAAAGCTGCTGCTGAAATCCATTGAAGCGGATGGCTTTACCCAACCCATTGTTGCCACCCAGTCCAGCCCGGAAGAGTATGAGATCGTCGATGGTTTTCATCGTCATGAACTGGGAAAAGGCAAAGCCTCGCTCAAATCCCGTCTCAAAGGCTATTTACCCATTACTTGTCTGGAGGGGGAGCGTCATGACCGCATGGCAGCGACGATTCGCCACAACCGCGCCCGTGGCCGTCATCAGATCCACGCGATGTCTGAGATCGTGCGTGAACTGGCATTACTGGGATGGGAAGACGAAAGAATCGGTAAAGAACTGGGGATGGACGAGGACGAAGTCCTGCGCCTGAAACAGATCAACGGTCTTCAGGAGCTGTTTGCCAGTCGTCGGTTTTCAAAAGCCTGGACGGTGAAATAA
- a CDS encoding phosphoadenosine phosphosulfate reductase, which yields MSVYKISLNQNVLEAAEERITWTLENLPRVCVSFSGGKDSGLMLHLTANLARKLHKKINVLFIDWEAQFSCTIRYITALREMYADVIDHFYWVALPLTTQNALSQFQPEWQCWEPNTQWVRQPPPDAITDPGYFPFYQSGMTFEQFVREFADWFSNKRPAAMMIGIRADESYNRFVAIASLRKQRFADDKPWTTAAPGGHTWYIYPLYDWKTADIWTWFGRTNLPCNPLYNLMYQAGVPARYMRICEPFGPEQRQGLWLYHVVEPERWAAMCERVSGVRSGGIYAGQDNHFYGHRKILKPDHLSWQDYAMLLLLSMPITTAEHYRNKIAVYLQWYKKNGLDEIPQTQTGDIGSKDIPSWRRICKVLLNNDYWCRALSFSPTKPKSYQRYSERMKAKRKEWGILCNND from the coding sequence ATGTCAGTTTATAAAATATCATTAAACCAAAATGTTCTTGAAGCCGCTGAAGAACGCATCACCTGGACTCTCGAAAATCTTCCCCGCGTATGCGTCTCCTTTTCCGGTGGTAAAGATTCCGGCTTGATGTTGCATCTGACGGCAAATCTTGCACGTAAGCTACACAAAAAAATCAATGTGTTGTTCATTGACTGGGAAGCACAATTTTCCTGTACCATTCGTTATATTACCGCGTTGCGCGAAATGTATGCCGATGTTATCGACCATTTCTATTGGGTTGCCCTTCCGCTCACCACCCAAAACGCACTGTCACAGTTTCAACCTGAATGGCAGTGCTGGGAACCCAATACCCAGTGGGTTCGTCAACCGCCGCCAGACGCCATCACCGATCCGGGCTATTTTCCCTTCTATCAATCCGGCATGACCTTCGAACAGTTTGTGCGTGAATTTGCTGACTGGTTTTCGAATAAACGCCCGGCAGCCATGATGATCGGGATTCGGGCCGATGAGTCCTATAACCGTTTTGTGGCAATTGCCAGTTTACGTAAACAGCGTTTTGCCGATGACAAACCCTGGACGACCGCCGCGCCAGGTGGACATACCTGGTATATCTATCCGCTGTATGACTGGAAAACAGCCGATATCTGGACCTGGTTTGGTCGTACAAATCTGCCCTGTAATCCGCTCTACAACCTGATGTATCAGGCCGGTGTCCCGGCCCGTTACATGCGTATTTGTGAGCCATTTGGCCCCGAACAGCGTCAGGGATTATGGCTCTATCATGTTGTTGAACCGGAAAGATGGGCAGCGATGTGCGAGCGTGTTAGTGGCGTCAGAAGCGGCGGGATCTACGCCGGGCAGGATAATCACTTCTACGGCCATCGAAAAATTCTCAAGCCCGATCACTTGAGCTGGCAGGACTACGCCATGCTGTTACTGCTCAGCATGCCAATCACCACGGCAGAGCATTACCGCAACAAAATCGCCGTCTATTTACAGTGGTACAAGAAAAACGGCCTTGATGAGATCCCGCAAACGCAGACTGGCGATATTGGTTCGAAAGATATCCCCTCCTGGCGACGCATCTGCAAAGTGTTATTGAACAATGATTACTGGTGTCGGGCGCTCTCTTTCAGTCCAACTAAACCGAAAAGTTACCAGCGTTATAGCGAACGCATGAAAGCGAAACGCAAGGAATGGGGAATTTTATGCAACAACGATTAA
- the dsbG gene encoding thiol:disulfide interchange protein DsbG yields the protein MLKRTLLLSLFPLFAWAEDLPAPVKAIEQQGITIIKSFDAPGGMKGYLGKYQDMGVTIYLTPDGKQAISGYMYNEKGENLSNQLIEKEIYAPAGREMWQRMEKANWLLDGKKEAPVVLYVFADPFCPYCKQFWQQARPWVESGKVQLRTLLVGVIKPESPATAAAILASNDPAKTWHDYEASGGKMALTVPKTISPEHMKILNMNQKIMDDLGANVTPAIYYMSKENVLQQVVGLPEKAQLDAMMAHP from the coding sequence ATGTTAAAACGTACGCTTTTGCTCTCCCTCTTCCCTCTTTTTGCCTGGGCCGAAGACCTGCCTGCGCCCGTTAAAGCAATAGAACAACAAGGGATTACCATTATAAAGTCGTTCGATGCGCCCGGCGGGATGAAAGGCTATCTTGGGAAATATCAGGATATGGGGGTCACTATCTACCTGACGCCTGATGGCAAGCAGGCCATTTCAGGCTACATGTACAATGAAAAAGGCGAAAACCTGAGCAATCAGTTGATAGAAAAAGAGATCTATGCGCCTGCCGGACGGGAAATGTGGCAGCGCATGGAAAAAGCCAACTGGCTTCTCGATGGCAAGAAAGAGGCTCCAGTGGTGCTCTATGTTTTTGCTGATCCTTTCTGTCCGTACTGCAAACAGTTCTGGCAACAAGCGCGGCCATGGGTGGAGTCCGGCAAAGTCCAATTGCGGACGCTACTCGTCGGCGTCATCAAACCAGAGAGTCCAGCTACCGCCGCTGCCATTCTGGCATCGAACGACCCGGCAAAAACCTGGCATGATTATGAAGCCTCCGGCGGAAAAATGGCGCTCACTGTACCCAAAACGATTTCTCCGGAACACATGAAGATCCTCAATATGAACCAGAAAATCATGGATGATTTAGGCGCAAACGTCACACCCGCGATTTACTATATGAGTAAAGAAAATGTTCTCCAGCAGGTCGTTGGCTTGCCTGAAAAAGCGCAACTGGATGCCATGATGGCGCATCCATAA
- the ahpC gene encoding alkyl hydroperoxide reductase subunit C produces MSLINTKIKPFKNQAFKNGEFIEVTEKDTEGRWSVFFFYPADFTFVCPTELGDVADHYEELQKLGVDVYSVSTDTHFTHKAWHSSSDTIAKIKYAMIGDPTGALTRNFDNMREDEGLADRATFVVDPQGIIQAIEVTAEGIGRDASDLLRKIKAAQYVASHPGEVCPAKWKEGEATLAPSLDLVGKI; encoded by the coding sequence ATGTCTTTGATTAATACCAAAATTAAACCTTTTAAAAACCAGGCGTTCAAAAACGGTGAATTCATCGAAGTGACCGAGAAAGATACCGAAGGCCGCTGGAGCGTCTTCTTCTTCTACCCGGCTGACTTTACCTTCGTATGCCCGACCGAACTGGGTGACGTTGCAGACCATTACGAAGAATTGCAGAAGCTGGGCGTAGACGTTTACTCCGTTTCTACCGACACCCACTTTACCCACAAAGCATGGCACAGCAGCTCTGACACCATCGCCAAAATCAAATATGCGATGATCGGCGACCCGACTGGCGCCCTGACCCGTAACTTCGACAACATGCGTGAAGACGAAGGTCTGGCAGACCGCGCAACGTTCGTTGTTGACCCGCAGGGTATCATCCAGGCGATCGAAGTTACCGCTGAAGGTATCGGCCGTGATGCTTCTGACCTGCTGCGTAAAATCAAAGCCGCTCAGTATGTTGCTTCTCACCCAGGCGAAGTGTGCCCGGCTAAGTGGAAAGAAGGCGAAGCGACGCTGGCTCCATCTTTAGATCTGGTCGGCAAGATCTAA
- the ahpF gene encoding alkyl hydroperoxide reductase subunit F, protein MLDTNMKTQLKAYLEKLTKPVELIATLDDSAKSAEIKELLAEIAELSEKVTFKEDNSLPVRKPSFLITNPGSTQGPRFAGSPLGHEFTSLVLALLWTGGHPSKEAQSLLEQIRDIDGDFEFETYYSLSCHNCPDVVQALNLMAVLNPRIKHTAIDGGTFQNEITERNVMGVPAVYVNGKEFGQGRMTLTEIVAKVDTGAEKRAAEELSQRDAYDVLIVGSGPAGAAAAVYSARKGIRTGLMGERFGGQVLDTVDIENYISVPKTEGQKLAGALKAHVDDYDVDVIDSQSASKLVPAASEGGLHQIETASGAVLKARSIIIATGAKWRNMNVPGEDQYRTKGVTYCPHCDGPLFKGKRVAVIGGGNSGVEAAIDLAGIVEHVTLLEFAPEMKADQVLQDKVRSLKNVDIILNAQTTEVKGDGTKVVGLEYRDRVSGDVHNVELAGIFVQIGLLPNTTWLEGAIERNRMGEIIIDAKCETSVKGVFAAGDCTTVPYKQIIIATGEGAKASLSAFDYLIRTKTA, encoded by the coding sequence ATGCTCGACACAAATATGAAAACCCAGCTCAAGGCTTATCTTGAGAAACTGACGAAACCCGTTGAGCTGATTGCGACGCTGGATGACAGCGCTAAATCGGCGGAAATCAAGGAACTGCTGGCTGAAATCGCTGAACTGTCAGAGAAAGTCACCTTTAAAGAAGACAACAGCCTGCCGGTGCGCAAACCCTCTTTCCTGATCACCAATCCGGGTTCGACGCAAGGGCCGCGCTTTGCAGGTTCTCCGCTGGGACACGAATTTACCTCACTGGTTCTGGCGCTGCTGTGGACCGGTGGACACCCGTCAAAAGAAGCGCAGTCTCTGCTTGAGCAGATTCGCGATATTGACGGCGATTTTGAGTTTGAAACTTATTACTCACTTTCCTGCCATAACTGCCCTGACGTGGTGCAGGCGCTAAACCTGATGGCGGTGCTGAACCCGCGTATCAAGCATACGGCGATTGATGGCGGCACCTTCCAGAACGAGATCACTGAGCGTAACGTGATGGGTGTTCCGGCTGTCTACGTTAACGGGAAAGAGTTTGGTCAGGGTCGGATGACGCTGACGGAAATCGTGGCGAAAGTGGATACGGGCGCTGAAAAACGTGCCGCAGAAGAGCTGAGCCAGCGTGATGCTTATGATGTTCTGATTGTCGGCTCCGGCCCTGCGGGCGCAGCAGCAGCGGTCTACTCCGCACGTAAAGGGATTCGTACCGGCCTGATGGGCGAACGTTTTGGCGGCCAGGTGCTCGATACTGTGGATATCGAAAACTACATCTCTGTCCCGAAAACGGAAGGGCAGAAGTTAGCCGGTGCACTGAAGGCCCACGTCGATGATTATGACGTGGATGTCATCGACAGCCAGAGCGCCAGCAAACTGGTGCCAGCGGCCAGCGAAGGCGGTTTGCATCAGATTGAAACCGCTTCCGGCGCGGTACTGAAAGCACGCAGCATTATCATTGCTACCGGTGCGAAATGGCGCAACATGAACGTTCCGGGTGAAGATCAGTATCGTACCAAAGGCGTTACCTATTGCCCGCACTGCGATGGCCCGCTGTTTAAAGGCAAGCGCGTGGCGGTGATCGGCGGCGGTAACTCCGGCGTGGAAGCGGCGATTGATCTCGCGGGGATTGTGGAACACGTGACCCTGCTGGAATTTGCCCCGGAAATGAAGGCGGACCAGGTTCTGCAGGATAAAGTTCGCAGCCTGAAAAACGTCGATATCATTCTGAACGCCCAGACTACGGAAGTGAAAGGCGATGGCACGAAAGTGGTTGGTCTGGAATACCGTGACCGTGTGAGCGGCGACGTTCACAACGTTGAACTGGCGGGGATCTTCGTCCAGATTGGCCTGTTGCCGAACACCACCTGGCTGGAAGGGGCGATTGAACGCAACCGGATGGGTGAAATCATCATCGACGCAAAATGCGAAACCAGTGTGAAGGGCGTATTTGCGGCGGGCGACTGCACCACCGTACCGTACAAGCAGATTATCATCGCGACCGGCGAAGGGGCGAAAGCCTCTCTGAGCGCCTTTGATTACCTGATTCGTACGAAGACGGCATAA
- the uspG gene encoding universal stress protein UspG, translating to MYKTIIMPVDVFEMELSDKAIRHAEFLAQQDGVIHLLHVLPGSASLSLHRFAADVRRFEEHLQHEAETRLQTMVGHFSIDPARIKQHVRFGSVRDVVNELGEELNADVVVIGSRNPSITTHLLGSNASSVVRHATLPVLVVR from the coding sequence ATGTATAAGACAATCATTATGCCGGTTGATGTTTTTGAAATGGAACTCAGCGATAAGGCAATTCGCCACGCTGAATTTCTGGCGCAGCAGGATGGCGTCATTCATCTTTTGCACGTGCTGCCTGGTTCTGCCAGCCTGAGCCTGCATCGCTTCGCCGCCGACGTTCGTCGTTTTGAAGAACACTTACAGCATGAAGCCGAAACCCGACTGCAAACGATGGTCGGTCACTTCAGTATCGATCCTGCGCGTATTAAGCAGCATGTCCGCTTTGGCAGCGTCCGCGACGTGGTCAATGAGCTCGGTGAAGAACTGAATGCTGACGTGGTGGTCATTGGTTCGCGTAATCCGTCAATTACCACACACCTGCTGGGTTCTAACGCCTCAAGCGTGGTACGTCATGCCACGCTGCCGGTGCTGGTTGTGCGTTAA
- the yldA gene encoding small membrane protein YldA, whose amino-acid sequence MNETFSILLGFFIMAAIIVGAVLYLENHW is encoded by the coding sequence ATGAACGAAACATTCAGCATATTACTGGGATTCTTCATTATGGCGGCGATCATCGTCGGCGCCGTGCTTTACCTGGAGAATCACTGGTAG
- the rnk gene encoding nucleoside diphosphate kinase regulator, whose amino-acid sequence MSRPTIIINDLDAERIDRLLEQPAYADLPIADALNAELDRAQMCSPETMPHDVVTMNSRVKFRNLSDGEIRVRTLVYPAAMTDSSTQLSVMAPVGAALLGVRVGDTIHWELPGGVSTHLEVLELEYQPEAAGDFLR is encoded by the coding sequence ATGTCCAGACCAACTATCATCATTAACGACCTTGATGCAGAACGCATCGATCGCTTACTGGAGCAACCCGCGTATGCAGATTTACCCATTGCCGACGCGTTAAATGCCGAGCTGGATCGTGCCCAAATGTGTTCGCCAGAGACCATGCCGCATGACGTCGTGACCATGAACAGTCGTGTTAAATTCCGCAATCTCAGCGATGGCGAAATTCGCGTGCGCACGTTGGTTTATCCTGCGGCGATGACCGACAGCAGTACGCAACTTTCAGTGATGGCGCCAGTGGGCGCAGCGCTGTTGGGCGTGCGTGTGGGCGACACCATTCACTGGGAACTTCCGGGCGGCGTATCCACCCACCTTGAAGTGCTGGAGCTGGAATACCAGCCAGAAGCAGCAGGCGACTTCCTGCGTTAA
- a CDS encoding alpha/beta fold hydrolase — protein MSQYDKITLKDGSYLYFKDWGDRSGQPIVFSHGWPLTADAFEDQMLFLGSKGYRVIAHDRRGHGRSAQPWEGHTMDQYADDLAELTAHLNLQNAVHVGHSTGGGEVARYIGRHGTQRVAKAVLIGAVTPIMVKTDFNPNGVPKEVFDGIREGVVNDRAAFFYELTAAFYGYNRPGAKESKAVRESFVEQGLQGSIKALYDCIKAFSETDLREDLRKMTIPTLVIHGDDDQIVPFETCGKVAAEILPDSQLKVYAGGSHGICTTHKQQINQDLLNFIQS, from the coding sequence ATGAGCCAGTATGACAAAATTACTCTCAAAGATGGTAGCTATCTGTATTTTAAGGACTGGGGTGACCGCAGTGGACAGCCTATTGTCTTCAGCCATGGCTGGCCGTTAACGGCAGATGCCTTCGAAGATCAGATGCTTTTTCTTGGATCGAAAGGATATCGGGTGATTGCCCACGACAGGCGCGGGCATGGGCGCTCCGCGCAACCGTGGGAGGGACACACGATGGATCAGTATGCCGACGATCTGGCTGAACTGACCGCACACCTGAACCTGCAAAATGCGGTGCACGTCGGTCACTCGACTGGCGGTGGCGAAGTGGCGCGTTATATTGGGCGACACGGGACGCAGCGGGTGGCGAAAGCGGTATTGATTGGCGCGGTGACGCCCATCATGGTGAAAACGGATTTCAACCCAAACGGCGTGCCGAAAGAAGTGTTCGACGGTATCCGTGAAGGCGTTGTCAATGACCGTGCCGCCTTTTTCTATGAACTCACTGCCGCATTCTACGGCTATAACCGTCCGGGAGCGAAAGAGTCGAAAGCCGTGCGGGAGAGTTTTGTTGAGCAGGGATTACAGGGCTCGATAAAAGCGCTGTACGACTGCATTAAGGCGTTCTCGGAAACGGACCTGCGCGAAGACCTGCGCAAAATGACCATTCCGACGCTGGTCATTCACGGTGATGACGATCAGATTGTCCCATTTGAAACCTGCGGCAAGGTAGCGGCGGAAATACTGCCTGATTCTCAACTGAAGGTTTATGCGGGCGGTTCCCACGGCATCTGCACCACCCATAAGCAGCAGATAAATCAGGATCTGCTCAACTTTATTCAGTCGTAA
- a CDS encoding flavin reductase family protein, protein MYFYQPSQGHGLPHDPLNAIVGPRPIGWIASQDSAGRDNLAPYSFFNCFNYHPPIIGFASTGWKDSVRNIMETGEFVWNLTTQELASAMNETSASLPHGEDEFFAAGLTKAESRLVKVPRVAQSPVNFECRLSQSIQLTTAQGEAIETWLILGEVVGIHIAETLLEEGIYQTAKAQPVLRAGGPTAYYAISESHRFDLVRPDARAKR, encoded by the coding sequence ATGTATTTCTATCAACCCTCGCAGGGACACGGCTTGCCGCACGATCCGCTGAATGCTATTGTTGGCCCCCGGCCAATTGGCTGGATCGCCTCTCAGGACAGCGCTGGCCGGGATAACCTGGCGCCTTACAGCTTCTTCAACTGTTTTAATTATCATCCGCCCATTATCGGTTTTGCCAGCACCGGCTGGAAAGACAGCGTGCGTAACATCATGGAAACCGGCGAGTTTGTCTGGAATCTGACCACCCAAGAGTTAGCCAGCGCGATGAATGAAACCTCTGCCAGTCTGCCGCATGGCGAAGATGAATTTTTTGCCGCCGGGCTGACGAAGGCGGAAAGTCGGCTGGTGAAAGTGCCACGGGTTGCGCAAAGCCCGGTGAATTTTGAATGTCGCCTGTCGCAGAGTATTCAACTGACGACCGCGCAGGGTGAAGCCATCGAAACCTGGCTGATCCTCGGTGAGGTCGTCGGGATTCATATTGCCGAAACGCTGCTGGAAGAGGGGATTTATCAGACCGCAAAAGCACAGCCCGTGCTGCGCGCCGGCGGCCCAACGGCCTACTATGCGATCAGCGAGTCGCACCGTTTTGATCTGGTGCGCCCGGATGCGCGTGCGAAACGTTGA
- the rna gene encoding ribonuclease I → MKPTWQKWVWLAAPLLPLSTAAANELQATQYGDFDRYVLALSWQTGFCQSQHERDRREPDECRLQKETANKVDFLTVHGLWPGLPKSVASRGVDERRWMRFGCATRPIPNLPEARASRKCSAPETGLSLETAAKLSDVMPGAGGRSCLERYEYAKHGACFGFDPDAYFGTMVRLNKEIKASELGAFLGENYGKSVSRRAFDAAVARRWGKEAVKAVKLSCHGNPAYLTEIQLSLKASAINAPLSADSFAPQPHPGNCGKQFVIDKVGY, encoded by the coding sequence ATGAAACCGACCTGGCAAAAATGGGTGTGGCTCGCCGCCCCACTCCTCCCCCTTTCTACCGCAGCCGCCAACGAATTACAGGCAACGCAGTACGGCGACTTCGACCGTTATGTGCTGGCGCTCTCCTGGCAGACGGGCTTCTGCCAGAGCCAGCACGAGCGTGACCGCCGTGAACCTGACGAGTGTCGCCTGCAAAAAGAGACCGCCAACAAAGTTGATTTTCTGACCGTTCACGGTTTGTGGCCGGGGTTGCCGAAATCGGTCGCTTCGCGCGGAGTCGATGAACGCCGCTGGATGCGATTTGGCTGCGCCACGCGTCCGATTCCTAATCTGCCGGAAGCTCGTGCCAGTCGTAAATGTTCCGCGCCAGAAACAGGGCTTTCGCTGGAAACCGCCGCCAAACTCAGCGACGTGATGCCGGGAGCGGGCGGTCGTTCTTGTCTCGAACGCTATGAATACGCAAAACACGGCGCCTGCTTTGGCTTTGATCCGGACGCGTACTTCGGCACCATGGTGCGGTTGAATAAAGAGATCAAGGCCAGCGAGTTAGGGGCATTTCTGGGTGAGAATTACGGTAAGAGCGTCAGTCGCCGCGCCTTCGATGCAGCGGTGGCCCGACGTTGGGGAAAAGAGGCCGTCAAAGCGGTTAAACTAAGCTGTCACGGCAATCCGGCTTATCTGACGGAGATCCAGCTCTCACTGAAGGCCAGCGCCATCAATGCGCCGCTCTCCGCCGACTCGTTTGCCCCGCAGCCCCATCCGGGAAACTGTGGTAAACAGTTCGTCATCGACAAAGTGGGTTATTGA
- the citT gene encoding citrate/succinate antiporter CitT — MSLSKDSIWKLLAPLVVMGVMFLIPVPDGMPPQAWHYFAVFVAMIVGMILEPIPATAISFIAVTICVIGSNYLLFDAKELADPAFDAGKQALKWGLAGFSSTTVWLVFGAFIFALGYEVTGLGRRIALFLVKFMGKRTLTLGYAIVIIDILLAPFTPSNTARTGGTVFPVIKNLPPLFKSFPNDPSARRIGGYLMWMMVISTSLSSSMFVTGAAPNVLGLEFVSKIAGVQISWLQWFLSFLPVGIILLIVAPWLSYVLYKPEVTHSAEVAAWAGDELKTMGTLTRKEWTLIGLVLLSLGLWVFGGEVIDATAVGLLAVSLMLALHVVPWKDITKYNSAWNTLVNLATLVVMANGLTRSGFIDWFAGTMSTHLEGFSPNATVIVLVLVFYFAHYLFASLSAHTATMLPVILAVGKGIPGVPMEHLCILLVLSIGIMGCLTPYATGPGVIIYGCGYVKSKDYWRLGAIFGVIYIAMLLLVGWPILAMWS; from the coding sequence ATGTCTTTATCGAAAGATAGTATATGGAAGTTGTTGGCCCCCCTGGTCGTCATGGGCGTCATGTTTCTTATCCCTGTCCCGGACGGCATGCCCCCTCAGGCATGGCATTACTTCGCCGTTTTCGTGGCGATGATCGTCGGTATGATCCTGGAGCCGATCCCGGCTACCGCGATCAGCTTTATCGCCGTGACCATCTGCGTGATTGGTAGCAACTACCTGCTGTTTGATGCCAAAGAGCTGGCGGACCCGGCATTCGATGCCGGTAAACAGGCGCTGAAATGGGGTCTGGCGGGTTTCTCCAGTACCACCGTCTGGCTGGTGTTCGGTGCGTTTATCTTCGCGCTGGGCTACGAAGTCACCGGTCTTGGCCGTCGTATCGCGTTGTTCCTGGTGAAATTCATGGGCAAACGCACCCTGACGCTGGGCTATGCGATTGTCATCATCGATATTCTGCTGGCGCCGTTTACGCCATCCAACACCGCCCGTACCGGAGGCACCGTGTTCCCGGTAATCAAAAACCTGCCGCCGCTGTTTAAATCGTTCCCGAACGATCCATCCGCACGTCGTATCGGCGGTTACCTGATGTGGATGATGGTCATCAGTACCAGCCTGAGTTCTTCGATGTTCGTTACGGGTGCAGCGCCAAACGTGCTGGGTCTGGAATTTGTCAGCAAAATCGCCGGTGTGCAGATTAGCTGGCTGCAGTGGTTCCTGAGCTTCCTGCCGGTCGGTATCATTTTACTGATCGTTGCGCCGTGGCTCTCTTATGTTCTCTACAAACCTGAAGTCACACACAGTGCGGAAGTCGCTGCCTGGGCGGGCGACGAACTCAAAACCATGGGGACCTTGACGCGTAAAGAGTGGACGCTGATCGGTCTGGTTCTGCTGAGCTTAGGGTTGTGGGTCTTTGGCGGTGAAGTGATCGACGCCACCGCCGTCGGTTTGTTAGCCGTTTCTCTGATGCTGGCGCTGCATGTGGTGCCGTGGAAAGACATTACCAAATACAACAGCGCCTGGAACACGCTGGTGAACCTTGCCACCCTCGTGGTCATGGCAAACGGTTTAACCCGCTCCGGTTTTATTGACTGGTTTGCCGGTACAATGAGCACCCATCTGGAAGGGTTCTCGCCTAACGCGACGGTAATTGTGCTGGTGCTGGTGTTCTACTTTGCTCACTACCTGTTTGCCAGCCTGTCGGCGCACACGGCAACCATGCTGCCGGTTATTCTGGCGGTCGGTAAAGGTATCCCGGGCGTACCGATGGAACATCTGTGTATCCTGTTGGTGCTGTCCATCGGGATCATGGGCTGTCTGACACCGTACGCAACAGGCCCTGGCGTCATCATCTACGGCTGCGGCTATGTAAAATCCAAAGATTACTGGCGTCTTGGTGCCATCTTCGGGGTGATTTACATTGCGATGCTGTTGCTGGTTGGCTGGCCGATTCTGGCGATGTGGAGCTAG
- the citG gene encoding triphosphoribosyl-dephospho-CoA synthase CitG, protein MLPIPNMPVETTPFPRTLFDAYGHLAWRAMLTEVNLSPKPGLVDRLNCGAHKDMSLTDFHRSALAIQAWLPRFIEYGACCAQMPADAVLTGLRPLGMACEADMFRATAGVNTHKGSIFSLGLLCAAIGRLHQQQQPITPETICTTAARFCRGLTERELRNNNQQLTAGQRLYQQLGLTGARGEAEAGYPLVIRHALPHYRALLAEGRDPELALLDTLLLLIARNGDTNVASRGGAAGLRWIQQQANALLQQGGIRTPADLDHLHQFDSHCIERNLSPGGSADLLIVTWFLAQISQVKHLHNY, encoded by the coding sequence ATGCTGCCGATTCCCAATATGCCCGTTGAAACCACCCCCTTTCCCCGTACGCTGTTTGACGCATACGGCCATCTGGCGTGGCGTGCAATGCTGACGGAAGTCAACCTGTCGCCAAAACCCGGGCTGGTCGATCGTCTGAACTGCGGCGCGCATAAAGACATGTCGCTGACGGATTTTCACCGCAGCGCGCTGGCGATTCAGGCCTGGCTGCCGCGTTTTATTGAATATGGCGCATGCTGTGCGCAGATGCCGGCCGACGCCGTACTAACCGGCTTACGCCCGTTAGGTATGGCCTGTGAAGCGGACATGTTTCGCGCCACCGCGGGTGTGAACACCCATAAAGGCAGCATTTTTTCTCTCGGTCTGCTGTGTGCCGCCATTGGCCGTCTGCACCAGCAGCAGCAACCCATTACCCCGGAAACGATCTGTACCACCGCCGCCCGCTTTTGCCGCGGCCTGACCGAGCGCGAACTGCGCAATAACAATCAACAACTCACGGCAGGTCAACGACTTTATCAGCAACTGGGATTAACCGGCGCACGCGGCGAAGCCGAAGCGGGATATCCGTTGGTTATCCGCCATGCACTTCCGCACTATCGCGCCCTGTTAGCCGAGGGACGCGATCCCGAGCTGGCGCTGCTGGACACCTTACTCCTACTGATTGCGCGCAACGGCGATACCAACGTGGCTTCGCGCGGCGGTGCGGCAGGACTGCGCTGGATACAGCAACAGGCAAACGCATTGTTACAACAAGGGGGCATCCGAACCCCCGCCGATCTCGATCATCTGCATCAGTTCGACAGCCACTGCATTGAACGCAATCTCAGCCCTGGCGGCAGTGCCGACCTGCTGATCGTCACGTGGTTTTTAGCCCAGATATCTCAAGTTAAACATTTACACAATTATTGA